One Gossypium raimondii isolate GPD5lz chromosome 3, ASM2569854v1, whole genome shotgun sequence genomic window carries:
- the LOC128039915 gene encoding uncharacterized protein LOC128039915, producing the protein MSVAEYEREFVRLEFAILVDRAVKVEELSKAKRKADPEAHDLGQRPLRKSFSSSWKKSKEFHSHSSASCNRRHFGECRLKDGSCFKCGSYDLYLRDCSERSDKEKGKTSRSCNTTVRERPPRNTGNAGNSHSGIKDSTMISEARAPSRTYAIRAQEEASAPDVITADSIIVDRSKVSAVVDWKPLRNVLEVRSFLGLAGYYRRFVKGISIISMPLTKLLQKDVKFEWSKECCVLMHEGKAIACASRQLKLHEKNYPTHDLELPAIVFAKDLATPFVRRRVSHLHESQNSEIYEAQKGDDDLFAKWRQIELTSDSDFYVGLDDSLYFKNRVCVPRNSDLIQKILQEAHSSSLSIHSGSNKMYGDLKQMYWSPSTFGFITTCDDSKVEMERVTIDFVSGLPLPLRKKDVLWVTIDRLMKSAHFIPVRMKFSLGRFAELYVSEIVRFHGVPVSIISGRDPQFTS; encoded by the exons ATGTCTGTAGCTGAGTATGAGAGGGAATTTGTGCGACTCG AATTTGCAATTCTGGTTGACAGAGCGGTCAAGGTTGAAGAACTTAGCAAAGCGAAGAGAAAAGCCGATCCTGAGGCTCATGATTTGGGACAAAGACCTCTCAGAAAATCATTCTCATCTTCATGGAAAAAGTCAAAAGAATTTCATAGCCATTCATCAGCTTCG TGTAATAGACGACACTTTGGTGAATGTAGACTGAAAGATGGGTcgtgttttaaatgtggttctTACGATCTTTATCTCAGAGACTGCTCTGAAAGGTCCGACAAAGAAAAAGGTAAGACTTCTCGTTCGTGTAATACAACTGTTAGAGAGAGACCACCACGGAACACTGGAAATGCGGGTAACAGTCATAGTGGGATCAAAGATTCTACTATGATATCTGAGGCACGTGCACCATCTAGGACTTATGCGATTCGTGCTCAAGAGGAGGCTTCAGCACCTGATGTGATTACcg CAGACAGTATTATAGTTGATCGAAGTAAAGTCTCAGCTGTGGTGGACTGGAAACCTCTAAGAAATGTGTTGgaagttagaagttttttgggtttagcTGGATATTACAGAAGATTTGTTAAAGGAATTTCGATAATTTCTATGCCGTTGACGAAACTACTTCaaaaagatgtcaagtttgaatggtctAAAGAGT gttgtgttttgatgcatgAAGGCAAAGCGATAGCGTGTGCTTCTCGACAGTTGAAACTgcacgaaaagaattatccgactcatgatttagagcttCCAGCTATTGTATTTGCTAAAGATTTGGCAACACCATTTGTACGGAGAAGAGTGTCACATCTTCACGAATCACAAAATTCTGAA ATTTACGAAGCTCAGAAAGGTGATGATGATTTGTTTGCTAAATGGAGGCAAATTGAACTGACATCTGATTCAGATTTTTATGTTGGCTTAGACGACAGTTTGTActttaaaaatagagtttgTGTTCCAAGAAATTCTGATCTCATTCAGAAGATTTTACAAGAAGCTCATAGTAGTAGCTTATCGATACATTCtggtagcaataaaatgtacggtgatttgaaacaaatgtactggTCGCCAA gtaccttcgggTTTATTACAACCTGTGATGATTCCAAAGTGGAAATGGAACGTGTTACGATAGATTTCGTATCGGGATTGCCTCTAcctctgagaaagaaagatgttcTATGGGTCACTATTGACCGTTTGATGAAATCTGCGCATTTCATTCCAGTGCGTATGAAATTTTCACTTGGGAGATTTGCAGAGTTGTATGTTTCTGAAATTGTTAGATTTCACGGTGTCCCAGTTTCTATAATCTCTGGCAGGGATCCACAGTTTACATCTTGA
- the LOC105797316 gene encoding polyadenylate-binding protein 2, whose product MAQVQVQHHASVSGPISVASGHGGAQFMPTSLYVGDLDVSVTDEQLYQTFGEVAPVVSVRVCRDTATGRSLGYGYVNYNNPRDAARALDLLNFTPMNNKPIRIMYSQRDPSLRKSGTANIFIKNLDKSIDHKALHDTFSSFGNILSCKISTDGLGQSKGYGFVQFDNEESAQNAIDKLNGMLINDKQVYVGHFLCKHERETAPNKVKFNNVYVKNLSDTTTDEELKTIFGEHGEITSVVVMRDADGKSKCFGFVNFENADDAAKAVEALNGKKFEDKEWYVGKAQKKSEREHELKARFEQNMKEASDKFQGLNLYIKNLDDSIGDEKLKKMFSEFGNITSCKIMRDPSGISKGSGFVAFSTPEEASRALAEMNGKMIVSKLLYVAPAQRKEERRAQLQAQFSQMRPLAIPSAAPRMPVYPSGAPGLGQQFFYGQAPPTVIPPQAGFGYQQQLVPGMRPGGPPMPNYFVPMVQQGQRPGGQRGTGRVQQAQQPVSLMQQPMLPRGQVYRYPPGHNMPEVAPSNVPGGMLSIPYDMGSMPVRDAGSGQPIPVTALATSLANATPEQQRTMLGESLYPLVERLERDAAAKVTGMLLEMDQTEVLHLLESPEALKAKVAEAMEVLRSVAAQQQSNNPADQLSSLSLNDNLVS is encoded by the exons ATGGCGCAGGTTCAGGTTCAGCATCATGCGTCGGTTTCGGGGCCAATCAGTGTCGCGTCGGGGCACGGAGGAGCGCAGTTCATGCCGACTTCACTCTATGTTGGGGATCTTGATGTTTCAGTTACTGATGAGCAACTCTACCAAACGTTTGGCGAGGTGGCTCCGGTCGTTTCTGTGAGGGTTTGTCGGGACACGGCGACTGGCCGCTCTCTCGGATATGGCTACGTCAACTATAACAATCCTCGAGATG CGGCTAGGGCATTGGATCTACTGAATTTCACTCCAATGAATAATAAGCCTATCCGAATCATGTATTCTCAACGGGACCCTAGTCTTCGTAAGAGTGGTACTGCAAATATATTTATCAAG AATCTGGACAAGTCAATTGACCACAAAGCATTACATGATACGTTTTCTTCCTTTGGCAACATTCTTTCTTGCAAGATATCAACTGATGGTTTGGGCCAGTCCAAAGGCTATGGTTTTGTGCAATTTGACAATGAAGAATCTGCTCAAAATgcaattgataaattaaatggtaTGTTGATTAATGACAAGCAGGTCTATGTTGGACATTTCCTTTGTAAGCATGAAAGAGAGACTGCACCAAATAAGGTCAAATTCAATAACGTATATGTGAAAAATCTTTCTGATACGACAACTGATGaggaattaaaaacaatttttggtGAGCATGGTGAAATTACTAGTGTTGTAGTTATGAGGGATGCAGATGGGAAGTCTAAATGTTTTGGATTTGTGAACTTTGAAAATGCTGATGATGCTGCTAAAGCCGTTGAAGCTCTGaatggaaagaaatttgaagatAAAGAGTGGTATGTTGGCAAAGCCCAGAAAAAATCTGAGAGAGAGCATGAGCTAAAAGCTCGATTTGAGCAAAATATGAAGGAAGCTTCTGATAAATTCCAGggtttgaatttatatattaaaaacttaGATGATAGTATTGGtgatgaaaaattgaagaaaatgtttTCAGAGTTCGGTAACATCACTTCATGCAAG attatgcGTGATCCTAGTGGAATTAGTAAGGGATCTGGATTTGTTGCATTTTCAACACCTGAAGAAGCATCTCGTGCA CTTGCTGAGATGAATGGTAAAATGATTGTTAGCAAGCTGCTATATGTTGCGCCTGCACAAAGGAAAGAAGAGAGAAGAGCACAGCTACAG GCTCAGTTTTCTCAAATGAGGCCACTTGCAATCCCCTCAGCCGCTCCTCGGATGCCAGTGTACCCTTCTGGTGCTCCAGGTCTTGGCCAACAATTTTTCTATGGGCAAGCACCTCCAACTGTCATTCCTCCACAA GCTGGATTTGGCTATCAGCAGCAACTGGTTCCTGGAATGAGGCCTGGTGGACCTCCTATGCCAAATTACTTTGTTCCCATGGTACAGCAGGGCCAACGCCCTGGTGGACAACGAGGAACAGGTCGAGTACAACAGGCTCAGCAACCAGTTTCATTAATGCAGCAGCCG ATGCTCCCCAGGGGACAAGTTTATCGTTACCCGCCTGGTCATAATATGCCTGAAGTTGCACCGTCAAATGTTCCTGGAGGCATGCTTTCCATTCCATATGATATGGGTAGCATGCCCGTGCGAGATGCTGGCAGTGGACAGCCTATTCCGGTTACTGCTTTGGCTACATCACTTGCAAATGCAACACCTGAACAGCAGAGGACG ATGCTTGGTGAAAGCTTGTATCCCCTTGTGGAGCGACTGGAGCGTGATGCAGCAGCCAAGGTTACTGGCATGCTTCTTGAGATGGACCAAACGGAGGTTTTGCATCTCCTCGAATCACCGGAAGCTTTGAAGGCAAAAGTAGCAGAGGCCATGGAGGTTTTGAGAAGTGTTGCTGCTCAGCAACAGTCCAACAATCCAGCTGACCAGTTGTCCTCACTGTCACTGAATGACAACCTTGTCTCCTGA